A genomic window from Rhodococcus sp. KBS0724 includes:
- a CDS encoding PLD nuclease N-terminal domain-containing protein encodes MPYALFGLITMLLWIFCIVDAITRDDAYIQHLPKVVWILVIIFLPTLGSVLWLIVGRGHNASAGYVGPTGYGEYERPGRAVAADPAADEEFLRQCRARAEEQRRIAKQQRGDGTVGGV; translated from the coding sequence GTGCCTTACGCATTGTTCGGACTCATCACGATGCTGTTGTGGATCTTCTGCATCGTGGACGCCATCACCCGCGACGATGCATACATCCAGCACCTACCCAAGGTGGTCTGGATTCTTGTGATCATCTTCCTGCCGACGCTCGGGTCGGTGCTGTGGCTGATCGTCGGACGTGGACACAACGCTTCGGCGGGGTATGTCGGACCGACCGGGTACGGCGAATACGAACGACCGGGCCGGGCCGTTGCCGCCGATCCGGCCGCCGACGAAGAATTCCTGAGACAGTGCCGTGCGCGTGCGGAGGAGCAGCGACGGATCGCGAAGCAGCAGCGCGGTGACGGCACTGTCGGCGGAGTCTGA
- a CDS encoding MFS transporter — MALHSAPEARRSSGLITGVLCLSGTVIALQQTMFIPLLPDFPKILGVSSDNASWLVTITLLTSAISTPIVSRLADMFGKRRMMLISMTMIVLGSVIAAAGGTFVTLLIGRGLQGFAISMIPIGISIMRDELPKDKVASATALMSATLGIGAALGLPLAGLIYEQFGWEAIFWLSAAVGAMLIVTVALVIPESSVRTRGKFDFLGAVMLSVALAALLLAVSKGARWGWTSEPTILMFVLGFAVLALWFPYELRVTQPMVDLRTSAKRPVLLTNLASVMVGFSMYANNLSTTQQLQMPKISGYGFELGVMAAGICMIPAGLAMVVFAPVSAKITKRFGAKTTLMVGAVVLAGAYVARVFLTGSIALIVISAAVVSIGTAIAYSAMPMLIMRSVPITETASANGLNSLLRSVGTSMSSAVVAAMLTALVIPAGPGAGLPSLDAFKNIFWLAALAAVAALVAAAFIPRYGAKPESAVRPVTPEGFEITSTDTDIVVAGNVIRADGRSVKQAVVTVMDMTGAPVDWSRADNEGVFSLALPEPGRYLVVTSADGWSPTSQVVRFDGAESTHTVTLGERLTISGQVTIAGVPTSGTIVTLTKPTGEFVASTVTDHTGRYGIALPSSGRYILTALADDGAGSQARQIAVIAQSTSVDFDVPLDPAFALTRS; from the coding sequence TTGGCTCTGCACTCGGCCCCTGAAGCCCGCCGTTCCAGCGGACTCATCACCGGAGTCCTCTGCCTCTCCGGAACTGTCATCGCTCTACAGCAGACGATGTTCATCCCGCTTCTGCCTGATTTTCCGAAGATTCTCGGAGTCAGTTCCGACAACGCGTCGTGGCTCGTCACGATCACGCTGCTCACGAGTGCGATATCAACACCCATCGTGTCGCGTCTGGCGGACATGTTCGGAAAACGCCGAATGATGCTGATCTCGATGACGATGATCGTCCTCGGATCTGTGATCGCGGCTGCCGGTGGCACGTTTGTGACACTGCTCATCGGACGCGGATTGCAGGGATTTGCCATCTCGATGATTCCAATCGGAATCAGCATCATGCGAGACGAGTTACCTAAGGACAAGGTCGCATCCGCTACGGCATTGATGAGCGCCACCCTCGGAATCGGCGCCGCGTTAGGGCTCCCGCTAGCAGGATTGATCTACGAGCAGTTCGGGTGGGAAGCGATATTTTGGCTCTCCGCTGCTGTCGGCGCGATGCTGATAGTCACTGTTGCGCTTGTCATTCCCGAATCCAGCGTGCGCACCCGCGGAAAATTCGATTTCCTGGGCGCGGTCATGCTGTCCGTTGCTCTGGCAGCACTCCTCCTAGCCGTCTCCAAGGGAGCGAGGTGGGGTTGGACCAGCGAGCCGACGATCCTGATGTTCGTTCTCGGCTTCGCGGTATTGGCACTGTGGTTCCCCTACGAGCTTCGCGTCACACAACCTATGGTCGACCTGCGAACCTCGGCCAAACGTCCGGTCCTGCTGACCAACCTCGCGTCGGTCATGGTCGGTTTCTCCATGTACGCCAATAACCTGTCGACGACGCAGCAACTGCAGATGCCGAAAATCTCCGGCTACGGCTTCGAACTCGGCGTGATGGCAGCCGGAATCTGCATGATCCCAGCGGGTCTCGCAATGGTGGTCTTCGCGCCGGTGTCCGCGAAAATCACCAAACGATTCGGAGCAAAGACAACGCTGATGGTCGGCGCAGTCGTACTCGCGGGAGCGTACGTAGCCCGCGTATTCCTGACTGGTTCGATTGCGCTGATCGTAATCAGTGCCGCCGTCGTCAGCATCGGCACAGCCATCGCCTACTCCGCGATGCCGATGCTGATCATGAGGTCAGTGCCCATCACGGAAACCGCGTCGGCGAACGGACTCAACTCGCTCCTGCGGTCCGTGGGTACCTCGATGTCGAGTGCCGTGGTTGCCGCGATGCTCACCGCGCTGGTGATCCCGGCCGGCCCCGGCGCAGGACTACCGTCGCTCGACGCATTCAAGAACATATTCTGGCTCGCGGCTCTTGCTGCTGTTGCCGCACTTGTCGCAGCAGCATTCATTCCGCGCTACGGCGCCAAGCCCGAATCGGCAGTACGTCCTGTCACACCCGAGGGCTTCGAGATTACGTCCACCGACACTGACATCGTCGTGGCGGGAAATGTCATCCGCGCTGACGGCCGTTCGGTGAAGCAGGCCGTCGTGACCGTCATGGACATGACGGGGGCACCCGTGGACTGGAGCCGCGCCGACAACGAAGGTGTTTTCTCGCTGGCGTTGCCCGAGCCCGGCCGCTACCTCGTGGTGACCAGTGCCGACGGATGGTCTCCGACGTCGCAGGTCGTGCGGTTCGATGGTGCGGAATCAACACATACCGTGACGCTGGGCGAACGGCTCACCATCTCCGGACAGGTCACCATTGCCGGCGTCCCAACTTCGGGAACTATTGTCACGTTGACCAAACCGACCGGCGAATTCGTGGCGTCCACCGTCACCGACCACACCGGACGCTACGGAATTGCGCTTCCCTCGTCGGGGCGATACATCCTTACGGCACTCGCCGACGACGGCGCGGGTTCGCAAGCGAGACAGATTGCCGTGATCGCGCAATCGACGTCCGTGGACTTCGATGTACCGCTGGACCCGGCCTTCGCGCTGACCCGGTCCTGA
- a CDS encoding DUF1918 domain-containing protein, translated as MHAQVGDRLHVQGRVVGQPETSAEVIEVHGENGAPPYLVRYDDGHEVLVFPGSDGWIDHPKK; from the coding sequence ATGCATGCCCAGGTAGGTGATCGTCTACATGTGCAGGGTCGAGTAGTGGGTCAGCCCGAGACGTCGGCAGAAGTGATCGAAGTGCACGGCGAGAACGGCGCTCCGCCATATCTTGTGCGCTATGACGACGGTCACGAAGTTCTGGTGTTCCCTGGCAGTGACGGATGGATTGATCATCCGAAAAAGTAG
- a CDS encoding mycofactocin-coupled SDR family oxidoreductase — MSTGRYTGKVAFITGAARGQGRAEAVRLAEEGADIIAVDACVQFDSTSYTGATEDDLAETVELVKALDRRIVATKTDVRDFDALSAALDAGIAELGRLDVVVANAGICSANMSWEITPEQWKETLDVNLTGVFYTAKAAIPHLIKQGTGGSIIFTSSVAGLRGLPFLGHYVASKHGITGLAKTMASELGQYNIRVNTIHPHGVATGMQMTDMQPLIAEHAHTLGPIFMQTLPDPVSQPEDIAAAVAFLGSDEAHHITGIAMPLDLGTLLR; from the coding sequence ATGTCCACAGGTCGCTACACCGGCAAGGTCGCATTCATCACGGGAGCCGCTCGCGGCCAGGGCCGCGCCGAAGCAGTTCGGCTCGCCGAGGAAGGTGCCGACATCATCGCCGTCGACGCGTGCGTCCAATTCGATTCCACGTCGTACACCGGAGCAACCGAAGACGACCTCGCCGAAACCGTCGAGCTGGTCAAGGCCCTCGACCGTCGAATTGTCGCCACCAAGACCGATGTCCGCGACTTCGACGCTCTGTCGGCGGCACTCGACGCCGGTATCGCCGAACTCGGCCGCCTCGACGTCGTAGTTGCCAATGCGGGAATCTGTTCCGCCAACATGTCCTGGGAGATCACACCCGAGCAGTGGAAGGAAACCTTGGACGTCAACCTCACCGGCGTCTTCTACACTGCGAAGGCAGCAATTCCGCATCTGATCAAGCAGGGCACCGGCGGCTCGATCATCTTCACGAGTTCCGTGGCCGGTCTGCGCGGACTTCCGTTCCTCGGCCACTACGTCGCCAGCAAGCACGGCATCACCGGCCTCGCGAAGACCATGGCATCCGAGTTGGGGCAGTACAACATTCGGGTCAACACCATCCACCCGCATGGTGTCGCCACCGGAATGCAGATGACGGATATGCAGCCCCTCATCGCGGAACACGCGCACACACTCGGACCGATCTTCATGCAGACATTGCCCGATCCGGTCAGCCAGCCCGAAGACATCGCCGCTGCGGTCGCTTTCCTCGGATCGGACGAGGCCCACCACATCACCGGTATCGCCATGCCACTCGATCTGGGCACGTTGCTCCGCTGA
- a CDS encoding NADP-dependent oxidoreductase, whose product MTKTVVAQKYGSPDVLKLIDVEVPSPARGEVRVDVKAIGVNPFDYKLYSGAFGTDSSKLPIHLGGEAAGVVSAIGPDATGVAVGDEVIVSPGSGLYSEQVVVPVSSVTAKPASLSWEQAAGLLLVGGTAVDALDTIRVSAGDTVLIHGASGGVGSLAVQLAVARGATVIGTAGASNQEYVRSLGATPVLYGDGLESRVRELGSVDAAFDTAGTDEAVDVSLALVADKSRIVTIVAFGRAESDGFNAVGGGNPQSAQARLKARAELVELAGAGRLNVNVAKTFPLAEAAQAHAELQSSHPAGKFILIP is encoded by the coding sequence ATGACCAAAACAGTGGTAGCGCAGAAATACGGAAGCCCCGACGTTCTGAAGCTGATCGACGTGGAGGTTCCGTCGCCGGCGCGCGGAGAAGTACGCGTCGACGTCAAAGCAATTGGTGTCAATCCCTTCGACTACAAGCTCTACAGCGGCGCCTTCGGCACCGATTCGAGCAAGCTGCCGATACATCTCGGCGGTGAGGCCGCTGGGGTCGTGTCCGCGATCGGCCCCGACGCTACGGGTGTTGCCGTCGGCGACGAGGTGATCGTCAGTCCGGGAAGCGGCTTGTACTCCGAGCAGGTCGTGGTCCCGGTCTCGTCCGTTACGGCAAAACCGGCCTCCCTGAGCTGGGAGCAAGCAGCCGGACTTCTGCTTGTCGGCGGCACTGCCGTCGATGCCCTCGATACAATCCGCGTCAGCGCGGGTGACACCGTGTTGATTCACGGCGCATCCGGCGGTGTCGGATCACTTGCCGTGCAACTGGCCGTCGCTCGCGGTGCAACGGTGATCGGAACCGCCGGCGCATCCAATCAGGAGTATGTCCGTTCCTTGGGAGCAACGCCGGTGCTCTACGGCGACGGGCTCGAATCCCGCGTTCGGGAACTGGGTTCGGTGGACGCCGCCTTCGACACTGCGGGCACCGACGAAGCCGTCGACGTGTCCCTGGCCCTGGTTGCCGACAAGAGCCGAATCGTCACAATCGTGGCGTTCGGACGAGCAGAATCCGACGGATTCAATGCCGTCGGTGGCGGAAATCCGCAGAGTGCCCAGGCCAGGCTGAAAGCTCGTGCCGAACTCGTCGAACTCGCCGGGGCCGGACGCTTGAACGTGAACGTCGCCAAGACTTTTCCCTTGGCCGAGGCCGCCCAGGCTCACGCCGAACTTCAGAGTTCGCACCCGGCCGGTAAGTTCATTCTGATCCCGTAA
- a CDS encoding TetR/AcrR family transcriptional regulator, producing MIEKRHYQSKVRGDAARRTRELIRDAGAALFVDKGYVSATAKDIALAAGVAPRTVFTAFPGGKLEIFEAAFSHALEAESVDSTASVHRDHSDPDDVRRLVAQIVEQSIGLLERAGPLMMTAIQSSGADADMRRLAAESSEQSFANATSIAEGLAEHGLLRTDISVDKASGVLAALVSPHVHQQLRSIGGWNVGDYREWLEFAIRTNLMY from the coding sequence GTGATCGAGAAGCGGCACTATCAATCGAAGGTTCGAGGTGACGCGGCCCGTCGCACTCGTGAATTGATCCGAGATGCCGGGGCCGCGCTTTTTGTCGACAAAGGCTATGTGAGCGCGACTGCCAAGGACATCGCCCTCGCAGCTGGTGTTGCACCCCGCACTGTTTTCACGGCTTTCCCCGGCGGCAAACTCGAGATCTTCGAGGCCGCATTCAGCCATGCGCTCGAGGCGGAGTCTGTCGACAGCACTGCGTCCGTGCACCGTGATCACTCCGATCCCGACGACGTTCGCAGGCTGGTTGCGCAGATCGTCGAGCAGAGCATCGGACTTCTCGAACGCGCCGGTCCGCTCATGATGACGGCGATCCAGTCATCGGGCGCGGACGCTGACATGCGGCGACTGGCCGCGGAATCCTCGGAACAGTCCTTTGCGAACGCCACGTCGATTGCGGAAGGTCTGGCCGAGCATGGATTGCTGCGCACCGACATTTCGGTGGACAAGGCGTCCGGCGTTCTGGCGGCCCTGGTTTCGCCGCACGTGCATCAGCAATTGCGGTCGATCGGCGGATGGAATGTCGGCGACTATCGGGAGTGGCTCGAATTCGCGATTCGCACAAATCTAATGTACTAA